The DNA sequence GGAAGATGTTGACGAtgaggaggaggaagaagaggcaGATGAATTTGAGGATGAGTATTTGGATGAAGACTCGAAAGATAATAATCGTCGGCGCAGAGCGGCCGATAGGAAATTTGTAGTGCCAGACCctgatgacgatgaagaatacGATGAGGATGACGAAGAAGGAGATAGAATAAGTCACTCAGCTTCTTCCAAACgtttgaaaagaacaagtTCTCGAAGAACAAGGTCCTCACGTCACCCAGAAACCCCACCACCGGTAAGAAGAGAATTAAGAAGTAGGACAAGACATTCGCGTACttcaaatgaagaaaatgaagacgtgaatgaaaataacaGAAATGAAGCGTTAACTTTGGCTGATGAAATTAGGGAGTTACAGGAAGATAGTCCTATCAGggaaaaaagatttcttcGCGAAAGAACTAAACCAGTAAATTACAAATTACCACCACCACTAACAGCTAGCAACGCAGAGGAATTTATGGATAAGAATAACAATgcactttcttttcataaCCCATCACCTGCACGGCGTGGTCGCGGTGGCTGGAATGCTAGTCAGAATTCTGGTCCAACAAGAAGGCTGTTCCCCACAGGTGGGCCATTTGGTGGTAATGACGTAACTACAATTTTTGGTAAGAACACAAACTTTTACAACCAAATCCCATCCGCATTCAATGATAATGGCAACAATAAACTGATATTAGATTCCGATTcttctgatgatgaaatatTGCCTCTTGGCGTTAcgccaaaaataaagaaagtaaacgctcaaaaaaagaaaaagaaaaaaccaGAGATTGCAGATCTCGATCCATTAGGTGTTGATATGAACGTGAATTTTGACGATATAGGTGGTCTAGACAACTATATTGATCAATTGAAGGAAATGGTGGCCTTACCGCTATTATACCCAGAATTATaccaaaatttcaatatcacACCCCCACGGGGTGTTCTTTTCCATGGTCCGCCTGGTACGGGTAAAACACTTATGGCAAGAGCGTTGGCAGCAAGTTGCTCTTCTAATGAGCGGAAGATCACATTTTTTATGCGTAAAGGTGCAGATATTTTATCCAAGTGGGTCGGTGAAGCTGAAAGACAACTCCGTTTGTTATTCGAAGAAGCCAAGAAGCATCAACCCtccatcattttttttgatgagaTCGACGGGTTAGCGCCCGTGAGAAGTTCCAAACAAGAACAGATCCATGCTAGTATCGTGTCTACATTGTTGGCATTGATGGATGGTATGGACAACAGAGGTCAAGTAATTGTCATTGGAGCCACAAATCGACCTGATGCAGTGGATCCCGCTTTAAGGAGGCCGGGGCGATTTGATAGagaattttattttccgtTACCTGATGTTAAAGCACGTTTTAAGATTTTGCAAATTCAGACCAAGAGATGGAGTTCACCATTGTCGAGCgacttcatcaataaattgGCTTTCTTGACTAAAGGTTATGGTGGTGCAGATCTGAGGTCTTTATGCACCGAAGCTGCTCTGATAAGTATACAAAGGAGCTTTCCCCAAATTTATAGATCAAATGATAAACTCCTAGTGGACCCTTCTAAGATTAAAGTCAAAGTTAGCGATTTCATGTTagctttaaaaaaaattgttccATCATCTGCGAGATCTACTGGTAGTTCTCCTCAGCCATTGCCTGAATTAATCAAACCATTACTGTCGGATCAAGTTAATGATCTGAAGGATAAGCTGGACTATATGCTGAACATGAATGACACTGCTTTTCACAGAAATACATCATTGCTacaaaatttcattgattatGAGGAGATCagtgaagaggaagaagaggaagagaaaTGTAATAGGAACGATGATACAAACAGTTTTAAATCATACGAGTTTTTCCAATCGATGGCCGAATCACAAATTTGTAAGCCTCGGTTATTGATAAACGGACCCAAGGGAAATGGTCAACAATATGTCGGAGCCGCaattttaaattatttAGAAGAATTCAATGTCCAAAACCTGGACTTGGCTTCTTTAGTTTCGGAAAGTTCTAGGACTATTGAAGCTGCCGTAGTACAAAGTTTTATGGAGGCAAAGAAAAGGCAACCTTCAGTTATATTCATTCCTAATTTGGACATT is a window from the Saccharomyces paradoxus chromosome VII, complete sequence genome containing:
- the YTA7 gene encoding chromatin segregase YTA7 (Protein that localizes to chromatin~similar to YGR270W), producing the protein MARNLRNRRGSDIEDTNNAKIEYETQIKDENGIIHTTSRSLRKINYAEIEKVFDFLEDDQVMDNNQSEVKDETPVEVTSDEHRDNNNNGHDEDDDDVVLPHKSTRINEEFTNERNLRKRKAHDPEEDDESFHEEDVDDEEEEEEADEFEDEYLDEDSKDNNRRRRAADRKFVVPDPDDDEEYDEDDEEGDRISHSASSKRLKRTSSRRTRSSRHPETPPPVRRELRSRTRHSRTSNEENEDVNENNRNEALTLADEIRELQEDSPIREKRFLRERTKPVNYKLPPPLTASNAEEFMDKNNNALSFHNPSPARRGRGGWNASQNSGPTRRLFPTGGPFGGNDVTTIFGKNTNFYNQIPSAFNDNGNNKLILDSDSSDDEILPLGVTPKIKKVNAQKKKKKKPEIADLDPLGVDMNVNFDDIGGLDNYIDQLKEMVALPLLYPELYQNFNITPPRGVLFHGPPGTGKTLMARALAASCSSNERKITFFMRKGADILSKWVGEAERQLRLLFEEAKKHQPSIIFFDEIDGLAPVRSSKQEQIHASIVSTLLALMDGMDNRGQVIVIGATNRPDAVDPALRRPGRFDREFYFPLPDVKARFKILQIQTKRWSSPLSSDFINKLAFLTKGYGGADLRSLCTEAALISIQRSFPQIYRSNDKLLVDPSKIKVKVSDFMLALKKIVPSSARSTGSSPQPLPELIKPLLSDQVNDLKDKLDYMLNMNDTAFHRNTSLLQNFIDYEEISEEEEEEEKCNRNDDTNSFKSYEFFQSMAESQICKPRLLINGPKGNGQQYVGAAILNYLEEFNVQNLDLASLVSESSRTIEAAVVQSFMEAKKRQPSVIFIPNLDIWINTIPANVILVLSGLFRSLQSNERILLLCLAEDLDISEAGNGILSDFAFDKNTFQLHKPSENNITKYFSNLIELLKTKPSNIPMKKRRVKPLPELQKVSLNATSTNFDENGKPLSEKEVLRRKLKSFQHQDMRLKNVLKIKLSGLMDLFKNRYKRFRKPPIDDAFLVHLFEPETNNDPNWQPAYTKDENMILEVSTGRRFFNMDLDIVEERLWNGYYSEPKQFLKDVELIYRDANTIGDRERVIKASEMFANAQMGIEEISTPDFIQECKATRQRDLERQELFLEDEEKRTAIELEAQQQEQQSILQEPDSKDNQVNEFGVGAGNQLQAQLQTAIGTTPIVNNNGVPEPIDTHLYKKEKFTTVPSAIGKEESLTSEDGGAHKECSTELIQPTYISEVVTNDDKRAGKEGKEKGASLQTHVTKENFSETETNVNDVDQVTEISLVNKPRTGTLNSIHEKEEGREPSAISKEAVNPAREKKSDKEIILTPEQIKKISTCLIERCQNFTVSQLEDVHSSVAKIIWRSRSIWDKTETVNEIIKYLSE